Below is a window of Micromonas commoda chromosome 14, complete sequence DNA.
GCGCTCTGGCAACCTTCCGGCGATCAAAGCCATGATTGAAGCGGGCGAACACGACGTGCACGCCCAATCGGACTATATGCAATGCGTATACTCCTCTGGCTGGCATACACCTCTTCACTTAGCCGCTCTGTACGGCCAGCCAAAAGTGATGAGACTTCTCGTAGAAGCCGGAGCCGACGTTGACGCCTATGACTCCAGAGGTAACACTCCtctgctcctcgccgccgagcagcgccgGACAGACGTTGTGATGGAGCTCATCAGGCTAGGTGCGGATGTGAACAAAAAGAAGGGGCCTCACTTCTGCACACCCTTGCACGCCGCCGTATTACGCATGGACATGGGATCCGTGGTTGCACTGCTCACGGCTGGCGCTGACGTCAACGCAGTTGTTGATGGCAAATATTTGATGCAGACTCCCGACTGTCATTGGTGGCTGTGCTCAAGTGAAGAGAAGGAGCATCTTCGCAACGGATGTTACACTCCTTTGGACATTCTTGGATTCAAATGCTTGACAGTAGATCATTTCTGTGTCAACCCCGAGCGGATAGATGATTACGTCAGGTATTTACAGGCATTCCGCAAAGCAAGTGTCAGCAACCAGAGAATCTACCCTGAATGCAATCTGACGGCATTCAGCGCACTTGAATCTGAGAACACGAAGCATGGAGCTGAACTGGGAAGAGATGTTGGCTCGCCGCATTTTTACGATGTTGGCGAAGGGAGTTCCTGGTTCCAGTCTTTGGTGAGCATGAACCTGATCCTCTCGCAAGCCGGCGCCAAGGCTTACAAAGAAATCAAGCAGGATGACGACACAGGATAACGATGTAAACAAACGAATTAACGTACTCTTACAAGCGCGCCCGTCCCCTCCTCCTATCGGTTCATGGTCGCCATGTCCAGCAAATCCATCCCCTCCCCTTCCTCCACCTCCTGCTCCACGCTGTTCACCTCCGGGACGTAGTGCCTCAGCATGTTCTCGATGCCGCTCTTGAGCGTGACGCTGGAGCTCGGGCACCCGTCGCACGCTCCCTGCATCTTGACCGTGACGACCCCGGTGTCGGCGTTCCATCCCTTGAACacgatgtcgccgccgtcctccgcgaccgcggggcgAATGCGGGTCTCCAGGAGCTCCTTGATCATCGCCacgatctcgtcgtcgtcctcggtgaTGGCTGTCCCGGCGTTGGCCAGCTCCGCCTCATCCGTGATGATCGGCTCGCCGGACGCGTAATAGTCCATGATCGCCGCGAACACCTCGGGTTTCAGCGTCCCCCACTCGTGCTCCTCGCTCTTCGTCACCGTGACGAAGTCCTGGCCGAAGAAGACGGAGGTGACCCCGTCGATGAGGAAGAGTTTCTTGGCCAGCGGGCTGGCCatcccctcgcgcgggttTGCGAAATTCTTCgtcccgccctcctcgtaCACGGGCTTGCCGGGCATGAACATCAAGGACGCCGGGTTCGGGGTGGTCTGCGTCTGGATGAAGATgcctcggcggtggtggtgaaGCCCGTGCGGCTGCTGCGCGAAGCCTCCGCGGGGTGCGACGAGCGCTCCGAAAGagaccgcgcgggtcgcgcccCCCACGGCACCCCAAGGGGAAGATCCCGgggctccgcgtcgcgcgggcgccccggcgaggagcgccgccgcggcgcggttgaacccggacggcgacgacgcgacgccacccgcgggcgacgacgacgacgacgacgcgacgcgcgcggcgagcgcggtgagcttcGATGCGGACCTTCGCGACATGACCCAACGCGCGTGTCGCTGTGAGCCAGCCACGACGACACTCTCGTTCGTCGCGTGTATCCTCTATGAGgtatcggcggcggcacatTTCGGCGCGACCCGCacgcacggcgccgagcggcCATCGGCGTTCACCCCGGACCGCCAGTAACGCAGTAGCAGTCGCGGAGCAGCGATCGACACCGCGCACGTTCGTCATGGAACCCCCCACGTCcatccgcgcggcgatgggcgcc
It encodes the following:
- a CDS encoding predicted protein — translated: MSRRSASKLTALAARVASSSSSSPAGGVASSPSGFNRAAAALLAGAPARRGAPGSSPWGAVGGATRAVSFGALVAPRGGFAQQPHGLHHHRRGIFIQTQTTPNPASLMFMPGKPVYEEGGTKNFANPREGMASPLAKKLFLIDGVTSVFFGQDFVTVTKSEEHEWGTLKPEVFAAIMDYYASGEPIITDEAELANAGTAITEDDDEIVAMIKELLETRIRPAVAEDGGDIVFKGWNADTGVVTVKMQGACDGCPSSSVTLKSGIENMLRHYVPEVNSVEQEVEEGEGMDLLDMATMNR